One part of the Solea solea chromosome 16, fSolSol10.1, whole genome shotgun sequence genome encodes these proteins:
- the atp5mc1 gene encoding ATP synthase F(0) complex subunit C1, mitochondrial, which produces MYACAKFITSPAVLRGGSRVLARPVSVSLFNRPEATVEQQALLPLSQSVLSTRSFQTSAVSRDIDTAAKFIGAGAATVGVAGSGAGIGTVFGSLIIGYARNPSLKQQLFSYAILGFALSEAMGLFCLMVAFLILFAM; this is translated from the exons ATGTATGCCTGCGCCAAGTTTATCACTTCCCCTGCTGTG CTGCGTGGGGGGTCCAGAGTCCTCGCCCGGCCAGTCTCAGTCTCCCTGTTCAACAGACCTGAAGCCACAGTGGAGCAGCAG GCCTTGTTGCCACTCAGCCAGTCGGTACTCTCCACCCGCTCCTTCCAGACCAGCGCAGTCTCCCGAGACATCGACACTGCCGCCAAGTTCATTGGTGCCGGTGCTGCCACAGTGGGTGTGGCCGGCTCAGGCGCTGGAATCGGAACAGTGTTCGGCAGCCTCATCATCGGCTATGCAAG GAACCCCTCCCTGAAGCAGCAGCTCTTCTCTTACGCCATCCTGGGCTTCGCTCTCTCTGAGGCTATGGGTCTCTTCTGTCTGATGGTGGCGTTCCTCATCCTGTTCGCCATGTAA
- the eve1 gene encoding even-skipped-like1 — translation MLSEGRQTPVAAQQDSCPRSVLIDNSRRHRTAFTREQLSRLEQEYGKESYVSRPRRCELATALNLPETTIKVWFQNRRMKDKRQRHSLPWPHPLVDPLGALLLGRASPSTTLPYPFIPPHLPHLPLHHYSPLALASPASTAHSPYSAPMRSLDAFRLSQYHSRPRGLPQATAALYPSASIVHHPASCPCPLCRHWGQEQLLKARGEALGLSQARSTKANMEPAGVE, via the exons ATGT TGTCGGAGGGCAGACAGACGCCGGTAGCGGCTCAGCAGGACTCGTGCCCGCGCAGCGTCCTGATCGACAACAGTCGTCGGCACCGGACCGCGTTCACGCGGGAGCAGCTGTCCCGGCTGGAGCAGGAGTACGGGAAGGAGAGTTACGTGTCCAGACCTCGGCGGTGTGAACTGGCCACGGCGCTCAACTTACCGGAGACAACGATAAAG GTGTGGTTTCAGAACAGGAGGATGAAGGACAAACGTCAGAGACACTCCTTGCCGTGGCCTCACCCTCTGGTCGACCCTCTGGGTGCACTCTTGTTGGGCCGCGCTTCTCCTTCCACCACCTTGCCGTACCCCTTCATCCCGCCCCACCTTCCTCACCTCCCCCTCCACCACTACTCCCCCCTCGCTCTCGCCTCGCCAGCATCCACAGCTCACAGTCCCTACTCTGCTCCCATGAGGTCCCTGGATGCATTCCGCCTTTCCCAGTACCACAGCAGGCCAAGGGGACTTCCACAAGCCACAGCAGCCCTCTACCCCTCCGCCAGCATCGTGCACCATCCAGCCTCATGCCCCTGTCCGCTCTGTCGTCACTGGGGACAAGAACAGCTCCTCAAAGCCAGAGGGGAGGCGCTGGGACTGAGCCAGGCTCGGAGTACCAAGGCCAACATGGAGCCTGCTGGTGTGGAGTGA